In Catalinimonas alkaloidigena, a single genomic region encodes these proteins:
- a CDS encoding PQQ-dependent sugar dehydrogenase — MLLHPYHHLIPRALRPCLKWGLFALPLVLLSHCKPAEQTAAAEETGPPEDNRFTKVVLTQPGELDEPMEMTFLDGGRRVLFVERKGGVKLVDTETNRVKQVGTIPVNTIYTNKEGQTRPAEEGLMGVVAHPDFATNHWIYLYYADPDEPKHVLARWELRGDTLDQRTKKVVLEIPTQREECCHTGGGMVFDKEGNLFLTVGNNTVNPQSGSSNLDERPGHENSDDQRTAGNTNDLRGKILRIHPEPDGSYTIPEGNLFPVGTEKTRPEIYTMGHRNPWRPTLDSKTGYLYWGEVGPDASEDTEEWGPRGYDEFNQAREAGFFGWPYFIGDNKPYFDYDHANEQVGAPFDTAHVINDSPNNTGLRELPAPHKAFIWYPYGPSEEFPLVGSAGRNATGGPVFRQADFTNAARPFPRYFEGKWLIVDFMRGWIMAVTMDENGNYESMERFLPGESFSSAIDMDFSPTGDLYVLEYGSAWFRGNDNARLVRIEYNAGNRKPQVMASADKLAGALPLQIKLSSEGTKDYDKYDQGALTYQWQVTGPDGNATTYDEANPTVTFEQPGTYQAQLTVTDTKGEKNSQSLEVKAGNAPPQVTLDLTQGNQSFFFPNQPLTYAVQVSDQEDGSLADGSIQPPQVAVNFDYVPESFDPIEIAQNHRNAEEAAARFVAGTALMAQSDCKSCHQLDTRSIGPSYQEVAAKYKNDKNAPDYLANKVISGGSGVWGEHAMSAHPQLSNEDAHTMVRYILSLNDAQPQRLPLQGTYTPQVPEGESGKGGYLLRAAYTDKGAGQVPALTSEAVVVLRNPALVPEAADVKESTQLMITPGRAFYMVGDQSHLGYRQLDLTGVKQVMCRVQVSPRSGSLGGVIEVRLDAPDGTLIGKTDTLAPIQPQGWRQPPTEAVAPLEPTQGRHDVYFVFRNPEAKTDRFVMNVVELEFQNTDAPPAKGVASN; from the coding sequence ATGCTTTTACACCCGTACCACCACCTGATTCCGAGGGCGCTTCGGCCCTGTCTGAAATGGGGACTTTTCGCTTTGCCGCTGGTTCTTTTGAGCCACTGCAAACCTGCCGAACAAACCGCGGCCGCCGAAGAAACCGGCCCGCCCGAAGACAATCGTTTCACCAAAGTAGTGCTGACCCAACCCGGCGAACTCGACGAGCCGATGGAAATGACGTTTCTGGACGGCGGCCGTCGGGTGCTCTTTGTGGAGCGCAAGGGAGGCGTGAAGCTGGTCGATACAGAAACCAACCGCGTGAAACAGGTCGGGACCATCCCGGTCAATACGATTTACACCAACAAAGAAGGGCAAACGCGTCCTGCCGAAGAGGGCCTGATGGGCGTCGTGGCGCATCCCGACTTCGCCACCAACCACTGGATTTACCTCTACTATGCCGACCCGGACGAGCCGAAGCACGTGCTGGCGCGCTGGGAGTTGCGGGGCGATACGCTGGACCAGCGTACCAAAAAAGTGGTGCTGGAAATTCCTACGCAGCGCGAGGAGTGTTGCCACACCGGCGGCGGCATGGTCTTCGACAAAGAGGGCAACCTGTTTCTGACGGTCGGCAACAACACGGTCAATCCTCAATCGGGCTCGTCTAACCTGGACGAACGGCCCGGCCACGAAAACTCGGACGACCAGCGCACCGCCGGCAACACCAACGACCTGCGCGGCAAAATCCTCCGCATCCATCCCGAGCCCGACGGTTCGTACACCATCCCCGAAGGAAACCTCTTCCCGGTCGGTACCGAAAAGACCCGCCCCGAGATCTACACCATGGGGCACCGCAATCCGTGGCGGCCGACGCTCGACAGCAAAACCGGCTATCTCTACTGGGGCGAAGTGGGTCCCGATGCTTCGGAAGATACCGAAGAATGGGGACCGCGCGGCTACGACGAATTTAACCAGGCGCGCGAAGCGGGCTTTTTCGGGTGGCCGTATTTCATCGGCGACAACAAGCCGTATTTCGATTACGATCACGCGAACGAGCAGGTCGGCGCGCCGTTCGATACGGCCCACGTCATCAACGATTCGCCGAACAACACGGGCCTGCGCGAGCTGCCTGCGCCCCACAAAGCCTTCATTTGGTATCCGTACGGTCCGTCAGAAGAATTTCCGCTGGTGGGCAGCGCGGGCCGGAACGCCACCGGCGGACCGGTGTTTCGTCAGGCCGATTTCACCAACGCCGCCCGGCCGTTTCCCCGGTATTTTGAGGGCAAATGGCTGATTGTCGATTTCATGCGCGGGTGGATCATGGCCGTCACGATGGACGAAAACGGCAATTACGAGTCGATGGAGCGATTCCTGCCGGGCGAAAGCTTCAGCAGCGCCATCGACATGGACTTTAGCCCGACGGGCGATCTGTACGTGCTGGAATACGGCAGCGCCTGGTTCCGGGGGAACGACAACGCCCGCCTGGTTCGCATCGAATACAACGCCGGGAACCGCAAGCCGCAGGTGATGGCCTCGGCCGACAAGCTGGCGGGTGCGTTGCCGTTGCAGATAAAGCTTTCGTCGGAAGGCACGAAGGATTACGATAAGTACGATCAGGGAGCCCTGACTTACCAGTGGCAGGTCACGGGGCCGGATGGCAACGCCACGACCTACGACGAAGCCAACCCTACCGTGACCTTCGAACAGCCCGGTACGTACCAGGCCCAGCTGACCGTTACCGATACTAAGGGGGAGAAGAACAGCCAGTCGCTGGAAGTGAAAGCGGGCAACGCGCCGCCGCAGGTAACACTCGATCTGACACAAGGCAACCAAAGCTTTTTCTTCCCCAACCAGCCGCTGACCTACGCCGTGCAGGTGAGCGATCAGGAAGATGGCAGTCTGGCCGATGGGAGCATTCAGCCCCCTCAGGTGGCCGTAAACTTCGACTACGTGCCCGAGAGCTTCGACCCGATCGAAATTGCCCAGAACCACCGCAATGCCGAAGAGGCCGCCGCCCGGTTTGTGGCCGGCACGGCGCTGATGGCGCAAAGCGACTGTAAGTCGTGCCACCAACTCGACACCCGGTCCATCGGGCCGAGTTACCAGGAAGTGGCCGCCAAATACAAAAACGACAAAAACGCGCCCGACTACCTGGCGAACAAGGTGATTTCAGGCGGAAGTGGGGTTTGGGGAGAACACGCCATGAGCGCCCACCCGCAGCTCTCGAACGAAGATGCTCACACCATGGTGCGGTACATCCTGAGCCTGAACGATGCCCAACCGCAGCGCTTGCCTCTGCAAGGCACGTACACGCCGCAGGTACCCGAAGGAGAAAGCGGCAAGGGCGGATACCTGTTGCGGGCTGCCTATACCGACAAAGGTGCCGGACAAGTGCCTGCGCTGACCTCCGAAGCGGTTGTGGTGCTGCGCAATCCGGCGCTGGTGCCCGAGGCCGCCGACGTCAAAGAAAGCACCCAGCTGATGATTACGCCCGGCCGGGCCTTCTACATGGTGGGCGACCAGTCGCACCTGGGCTACCGGCAGTTGGATCTGACGGGCGTCAAGCAGGTGATGTGCCGGGTGCAGGTTTCGCCGCGCTCCGGTTCGCTCGGCGGGGTAATCGAGGTGCGCCTGGATGCGCCGGACGGAACGCTGATCGGCAAGACCGACACCTTGGCGCCGATTCAGCCGCAGGGCTGGCGGCAGCCGCCGACCGAGGCCGTAGCACCGCTTGAGCCTACGCAGGGCCGTCACGACGTCTATTTCGTGTTCCGCAATCCGGAAGCTAAAACCGATCGGTTTGTGATGAACGTCGTAGAACTGGAATTTCAGAATACCGATGCGCCGCCCGCCAAAGGGGTCGCCAGTAACTAA